In the genome of Muntiacus reevesi chromosome 5, mMunRee1.1, whole genome shotgun sequence, one region contains:
- the HES4 gene encoding transcription factor HES-4 isoform X2, which produces MPADTPGKPRASPRAGASAGASRIPNQPRSVAEHRKSSKPVMEKRRRARINESLAQLQSLLLDALKKESSRRSKLEKADILELTVRHLQSLRRVQVTAALRSDPAILGKYRAGFHECLAEVNRFLAGCEGVPADVRSRLLGHLAACLARLGPARRPLPLAPATEALEPEIYSGRPPPPAFDGPCPLPRPGAALAPIFLPGLALAAPGAGAQGQGAPWRPWLR; this is translated from the exons ATGCCTGCGGACACCCCGGGGAAGCCGAGGGCCTCGCCGCGGGCGGGAGCGTCGGCTGGCGCCAGCCGGATCCCAAACCAGCCCCGGAGCGTGGCCGAGCACCGGAAG TCATCCAAGCCCGTCATGGAGAAGCGGCGCCGAGCGCGCATCAACGAAAGTCTGGCTCAGCTGCAGAGCCTCCTCCTGGACGCCCTCAAGAAAGAg AGCTCCCGCCGCTCAAAGCTGGAGAAGGCGGACATCCTGGAGCTGACCGTGAGGCACCTGCAGAGCCTGCGGCGCGTGCAGGTGACAG CCGCCCTCCGCTCGGACCCCGCCATCCTGGGCAAGTATCGCGCTGGCTTCCATGAGTGTCTGGCCGAAGTGAATCGTTTCCTGGCTGGCTGCGAGGGCGTCCCTGCGGACGTGCGGTCTCGTCTGCTCGGCCATCTGGCGGCCTGCTTGGCCCGGCTGGGGCCCGCGCGCCGCCCGCTTCCACTGGCTCCAGCCACCGAAGCCCTGGAGCCGGAGATCTACTCGGGCCGCCCGCCGCCGCCAGCCTTTGACGGCCCTTGCCCCTTGCCGCGCCCCGGGGCGGCCTTGGCACCCATCTTCCTGCCGGGGTTGGCCCTCGCCGCCCCCGGGGCTGGGGCTCAGGGCCAGGGCGCGCCCTGGAGGCCGTGGCTGCGGTGA
- the HES4 gene encoding transcription factor HES-4 isoform X1 gives MPADTPGKPRASPRAGASAGASRIPNQPRSVAEHRKVGTWPGVGWQERGGCEGEWGADARRTQLLPAPQSSKPVMEKRRRARINESLAQLQSLLLDALKKESSRRSKLEKADILELTVRHLQSLRRVQVTAALRSDPAILGKYRAGFHECLAEVNRFLAGCEGVPADVRSRLLGHLAACLARLGPARRPLPLAPATEALEPEIYSGRPPPPAFDGPCPLPRPGAALAPIFLPGLALAAPGAGAQGQGAPWRPWLR, from the exons ATGCCTGCGGACACCCCGGGGAAGCCGAGGGCCTCGCCGCGGGCGGGAGCGTCGGCTGGCGCCAGCCGGATCCCAAACCAGCCCCGGAGCGTGGCCGAGCACCGGAAGGTGGGGACCTGGCCGGGCGTGGGTTGGCAGGAGCGGGGGGGCTGCGAAGGGGAGTGGGGAGCTGACGCCCGCAGGACTCAGCTGCTGCCGGCTCCGCAGTCATCCAAGCCCGTCATGGAGAAGCGGCGCCGAGCGCGCATCAACGAAAGTCTGGCTCAGCTGCAGAGCCTCCTCCTGGACGCCCTCAAGAAAGAg AGCTCCCGCCGCTCAAAGCTGGAGAAGGCGGACATCCTGGAGCTGACCGTGAGGCACCTGCAGAGCCTGCGGCGCGTGCAGGTGACAG CCGCCCTCCGCTCGGACCCCGCCATCCTGGGCAAGTATCGCGCTGGCTTCCATGAGTGTCTGGCCGAAGTGAATCGTTTCCTGGCTGGCTGCGAGGGCGTCCCTGCGGACGTGCGGTCTCGTCTGCTCGGCCATCTGGCGGCCTGCTTGGCCCGGCTGGGGCCCGCGCGCCGCCCGCTTCCACTGGCTCCAGCCACCGAAGCCCTGGAGCCGGAGATCTACTCGGGCCGCCCGCCGCCGCCAGCCTTTGACGGCCCTTGCCCCTTGCCGCGCCCCGGGGCGGCCTTGGCACCCATCTTCCTGCCGGGGTTGGCCCTCGCCGCCCCCGGGGCTGGGGCTCAGGGCCAGGGCGCGCCCTGGAGGCCGTGGCTGCGGTGA